In Anaeromyxobacter diazotrophicus, a genomic segment contains:
- a CDS encoding AAA domain-containing protein, whose amino-acid sequence MELPDHLERLRALLAAEREEERARFEEARGRWSVAERAARGLALPEVEALDESGLAGRALVSYGRADGRPLGGARLGVGALVRVQPRHAPRAAEDAPAGVVARRTRQRVAVAFDEPPPDWATEGRVTLELEPSPVTWERLAAGLGRMAQAKEGRRWHAVLAGAAPAFAARARGPELAAPLNPEQERALDLADRADDLALVHGPPGTGKTTVLVEVVRRAVARGERVLAAAPSNLAVDNLLERLAAAGVDGVRVGHPARVLPALLDHTLEARVASHEAARIAAELVREALQLRRDARKRKQRRGPGRFSEARVAERDARALLAEARALEARAEAEVLERAPVVLATLTSLDGPALAGRRFALAAVDEATQAVEPAAYLALLRADRAVLAGDHLQLPPTVLSAAAQAGGLGVSLFERLVALHGDAVKVTLLEQHRMHEAIMRFPSDALYGGALRAHPAAAARGLDAAPLEVVDTAGRGFEESTPEGSDSKQNEGEAELAAAEVERVLALGVAPADVAVISPYDAQVQRLRQLLAARVDEGLEVDTVDGFQGREKEAVVVSLVRSNEAGEVGFLADVRRMNVALTRARRKLVVVGDGATVSRHPFYAAFLEHAQRTGAWRSAWEREG is encoded by the coding sequence TTGGAGCTCCCCGATCACCTCGAGCGGCTACGGGCGCTCCTCGCCGCCGAGCGCGAGGAGGAGCGCGCCCGCTTCGAGGAGGCGCGCGGGCGGTGGTCCGTCGCCGAGCGCGCGGCGCGCGGCCTCGCGCTGCCGGAGGTCGAGGCGCTCGACGAGTCCGGCCTGGCCGGCCGGGCGCTCGTCAGCTACGGCCGCGCCGACGGGCGCCCGCTGGGCGGGGCGCGCCTCGGGGTGGGCGCGCTGGTGCGGGTGCAGCCGCGGCACGCCCCGAGGGCGGCGGAGGACGCGCCGGCGGGGGTGGTGGCGCGGCGCACCCGCCAGCGGGTGGCGGTCGCGTTCGACGAGCCGCCGCCGGACTGGGCCACCGAGGGCCGGGTCACGCTGGAGCTGGAGCCGTCGCCCGTCACCTGGGAGCGGCTCGCCGCCGGGCTCGGGCGGATGGCGCAGGCGAAGGAGGGGCGGCGCTGGCACGCCGTGCTGGCGGGGGCGGCGCCGGCCTTCGCCGCGCGCGCCCGCGGCCCGGAGCTCGCGGCCCCGCTCAACCCGGAGCAAGAGCGCGCGCTCGACCTCGCCGACCGCGCCGACGACCTCGCGCTCGTGCACGGGCCGCCCGGCACCGGCAAGACCACGGTGCTGGTGGAGGTGGTGCGCCGGGCGGTGGCGCGCGGCGAGCGGGTGCTGGCGGCCGCGCCCTCGAACCTGGCCGTGGACAACCTGCTCGAGCGGCTCGCCGCGGCGGGCGTGGACGGGGTGCGGGTGGGGCACCCGGCGCGCGTGCTGCCGGCGCTGCTCGACCACACCCTCGAGGCGCGGGTGGCCTCGCACGAGGCGGCGCGCATCGCCGCGGAGCTGGTGCGGGAGGCGCTCCAGCTCCGCCGCGACGCCCGCAAGCGCAAGCAGCGCCGGGGCCCGGGGCGTTTCAGCGAGGCGCGGGTGGCCGAGCGCGACGCGCGGGCGCTGCTCGCCGAGGCGCGGGCGCTCGAGGCGCGCGCCGAGGCGGAGGTGCTCGAGCGCGCGCCGGTGGTGCTCGCCACGCTCACCTCGCTCGACGGCCCCGCGCTGGCGGGCCGCCGCTTCGCGCTGGCGGCCGTGGACGAGGCGACGCAGGCGGTGGAGCCGGCCGCCTACCTGGCCTTGCTCCGGGCCGACCGGGCGGTGCTGGCCGGCGACCACCTGCAGCTGCCGCCGACGGTCCTCTCCGCCGCCGCGCAGGCGGGCGGGCTGGGCGTCTCGCTCTTCGAGCGGCTGGTGGCGCTGCACGGCGACGCGGTGAAGGTCACCCTGCTCGAGCAGCACCGGATGCACGAGGCGATCATGCGCTTCCCCTCGGACGCGCTCTACGGCGGCGCGCTGCGCGCCCACCCGGCCGCCGCCGCGCGCGGGCTCGACGCGGCGCCGCTCGAGGTGGTGGACACGGCCGGGCGCGGCTTCGAGGAGTCCACGCCGGAGGGGTCCGACTCGAAGCAGAACGAGGGCGAGGCGGAGCTGGCCGCGGCGGAGGTGGAGCGGGTGCTGGCGCTCGGCGTCGCGCCGGCCGACGTGGCGGTGATCTCGCCCTACGACGCCCAGGTGCAGCGCCTGCGGCAGCTCCTCGCGGCGCGGGTGGACGAGGGCCTGGAGGTGGACACCGTCGACGGCTTCCAGGGCCGCGAGAAGGAGGCGGTGGTGGTGTCGCTCGTGCGCTCCAACGAGGCGGGCGAGGTGGGCTTCCTCGCCGACGTGCGGCGCATGAACG